The following coding sequences are from one Nonlabens arenilitoris window:
- a CDS encoding sigma-70 family RNA polymerase sigma factor codes for MKKAASLRRNTNQVTLTETEISVYDLCEQGDQRAQMKVYDSYSRGMYHVALRILKDSGEAEDVMQESMIAAFHKMSQWNREATFGSWLKRIVINNSLSRLRKTKKMETVSYDDVAYHLESQADDQQIDMENAGMTAKKVLLVMNELKDNYKQILTLHLIEGMDNEEICEIMKISNAMCRTTISRAKESLRTKIKAHE; via the coding sequence TTGAAAAAAGCTGCATCTTTAAGACGTAACACTAACCAAGTGACATTAACAGAAACTGAAATATCCGTATACGACTTGTGCGAGCAAGGCGATCAAAGGGCACAAATGAAAGTGTATGACAGCTACTCACGTGGCATGTATCACGTGGCATTGCGCATCCTTAAAGACAGTGGCGAGGCAGAAGACGTCATGCAAGAAAGCATGATTGCGGCTTTTCATAAAATGAGCCAGTGGAATAGAGAGGCAACCTTTGGCAGCTGGTTAAAACGCATTGTGATTAATAACAGTCTATCGCGATTGCGCAAGACTAAAAAAATGGAAACCGTATCCTATGATGATGTAGCCTATCATCTAGAATCGCAAGCAGATGACCAACAAATCGATATGGAAAACGCTGGAATGACAGCAAAAAAAGTACTGCTGGTCATGAACGAATTAAAAGATAATTACAAGCAGATTTTAACGCTGCATCTTATAGAAGGTATGGATAATGAAGAAATATGTGAGATCATGAAGATATCAAATGCGATGTGTCGCACGACGATCTCACGTGCCAAAGAAAGTTTAAGAACTAAAATTAAAGCTCATGAGTAA
- a CDS encoding tyrosine-type recombinase/integrase: MQTFYDFKKLLTIKRYAHNTIESYAGHLIAFQKFLGMDRPLDGLDNYQVNDAISKVVPHKNLALGTQKQLIGAIKLYFKEMHNREYDFSKVYPRSTPQPLPTVLSTVEVKAILNSCVNKKHKAMLAFIYGLGLRSGELIALKITDIDKQRQQVHIKNSKNGKDRVLPLPASLKPVLKAYYLEYKPKEYLFEGQNKPQYSPQSLRKVFHIACKKANIKKYVTLHSLRHAYATHLMDSGTDVRIIKELLGHTNLKTTLIYTHVTTRTMQNVASPLDFL; encoded by the coding sequence ATGCAAACCTTTTATGATTTTAAGAAATTATTGACCATTAAAAGGTATGCTCATAATACCATAGAATCTTATGCAGGACATCTTATTGCTTTTCAAAAATTCTTAGGGATGGACAGACCACTTGATGGTCTTGATAACTACCAGGTTAATGATGCAATTAGTAAAGTAGTACCTCACAAAAACCTTGCTTTAGGCACTCAAAAACAATTGATAGGTGCTATTAAATTATATTTTAAAGAAATGCACAATCGAGAATATGATTTCTCAAAAGTTTATCCACGTTCAACACCGCAACCATTGCCCACTGTTTTATCTACAGTAGAGGTAAAGGCTATATTAAACAGTTGTGTGAATAAAAAGCATAAAGCAATGCTTGCCTTTATTTATGGATTAGGTTTGCGCAGTGGTGAGTTAATCGCTCTTAAAATTACAGACATAGATAAACAAAGACAACAAGTCCATATCAAAAATTCCAAAAATGGCAAAGATAGAGTACTGCCTTTACCAGCATCACTTAAGCCAGTCTTAAAAGCTTATTATCTAGAATACAAACCCAAAGAATATTTATTTGAAGGGCAAAATAAACCACAGTACAGTCCTCAAAGTTTGCGTAAAGTTTTTCATATCGCATGCAAGAAAGCCAATATTAAAAAGTACGTTACCCTACATAGTTTAAGACATGCTTATGCAACGCATTTAATGGATTCTGGTACAGACGTGCGCATCATTAAAGAATTACTAGGACACACTAATCTTAAAACCACATTAATTTATACACATGTAACCACTCGCACCATGCAAAACGTGGCGTCACCATTAGACTTTCTATAA
- a CDS encoding DUF1801 domain-containing protein produces the protein MTSKASTPIEYIDQLPEDRKKPISDLRNVILKNIPAELEEGMLYGMLGYYVPQSVYEPGYHVGKDYSPLPFINVASQKNFIALYHSGIYAHPPLMEWFKEQYPKHSKYKLDMGKSCIRFKKVNDIPLELIAELCTKMSVKEWIGIYESVIKK, from the coding sequence ATGACCTCAAAAGCCTCTACTCCAATAGAATATATCGATCAGCTTCCTGAAGACCGTAAAAAGCCAATTTCTGACTTGAGAAATGTTATTCTTAAAAATATACCGGCAGAATTAGAAGAAGGTATGTTATATGGTATGTTAGGTTATTATGTACCTCAATCGGTTTATGAACCAGGATATCATGTAGGTAAAGACTATTCTCCATTACCATTTATTAATGTTGCTTCACAGAAAAATTTTATAGCACTGTATCACTCTGGAATTTATGCACATCCACCTCTAATGGAATGGTTCAAAGAGCAATATCCAAAACACTCTAAATATAAACTGGATATGGGGAAAAGCTGTATCCGTTTTAAAAAGGTCAATGATATTCCGCTAGAGTTGATTGCAGAACTATGTACTAAGATGAGCGTAAAGGAATGGATTGGGATTTATGAATCTGTAATCAAGAAGTAA
- a CDS encoding NADAR family protein: MNYANEKIIERIESGENLKYLLFWGHQKSDRITKSCFSQWYESEFEVNGIKFLTAEHYMMAEKALLFNDKDIYEQIIKSSKAGKVKELGRQVKNFNQRIWEENRFEIVVRGNFHKFSQNPKLSEFLRNTNDRILVEASPVDNIWGIGLAQNNEDAKNPYFWNGLNLLGYALMETRDILNEVGEFKTLKNPILPPWLAYPEIDKYSIGWRMGYGETHIMELSKYLDSLSPSEKRIYELTYPETGEWKGWYNDDYE, from the coding sequence ATGAACTACGCGAACGAGAAAATAATTGAACGAATTGAATCAGGTGAAAACCTGAAATACCTTCTATTTTGGGGACATCAAAAGTCTGACCGAATTACGAAATCTTGTTTCAGTCAATGGTATGAATCTGAATTTGAAGTTAACGGAATTAAATTCTTGACAGCCGAACATTATATGATGGCTGAAAAAGCTTTGTTGTTTAATGACAAAGACATTTATGAACAAATAATCAAAAGCTCAAAAGCTGGAAAAGTAAAAGAACTTGGCAGACAAGTAAAGAACTTTAACCAACGAATTTGGGAAGAAAATAGATTTGAAATAGTTGTAAGAGGTAATTTTCACAAGTTTAGTCAAAACCCAAAGCTATCGGAATTTTTAAGAAATACGAATGACAGAATTTTAGTTGAGGCAAGTCCAGTCGACAATATTTGGGGAATTGGACTCGCTCAAAATAATGAAGACGCTAAAAATCCATACTTTTGGAATGGACTGAATTTACTCGGATACGCTTTAATGGAAACAAGAGACATTCTAAATGAAGTTGGAGAATTTAAAACTCTCAAAAATCCGATTTTACCACCTTGGTTAGCTTATCCAGAAATTGACAAATATAGTATTGGTTGGAGAATGGGTTATGGAGAAACTCATATAATGGAATTGAGTAAATATTTGGACAGTTTAAGTCCTTCTGAAAAGAGAATTTACGAATTGACTTATCCTGAAACTGGAGAATGGAAAGGTTGGTATAATGATGATTACGAATAA
- the rpsA gene encoding 30S ribosomal protein S1, translated as MAEDNKKVAEVSTEETQAHTAPTATAQQTNPTEFLDTFDWERYSEGIEKVDEDQLKAFEKLVEDNFVDTIDNDVMTGVVIKITDRDAIIDINAKSEGVISLNEFRYNPNLKEGDKVEVLVDVREDATGQLVLSHRKARLIKAWERVNNAHDTGEIVNGYVKCRTKGGMIVDVFGIEAFLPGSQIDVKPIRDYDAYVDKTMEFKVVKINHEFKNVVVSHKALIEADIEEQKKEIISRLEKGQVLEGVVKNITSYGVFVDLGGVDGLVHITDLSWSRINHPNEVVELDQTLNVVILDFDEDKSRIQLGLKQLEPHPWEALSDKIKPGDNVKGKVVVIADYGAFVEIEEGVEGLIHVSEMSWSTHLRSAGDFVKVGDTVDAQVLTIDREDRKMSLGMKQLHPDPWTDITTKYPVGSRHTGVVRNFTNFGVFVELEEGVDGLIYISDLSWTKKIKHPSEFCAVGDKLDIVVLELDVEGRKLSLGHKQTMDNPWDKYEAEFGIGTTHDVTITDMVDKGAVVEFNEDITAFIPTRHLEKEDGTKLKKGESAQIQIIEFNKEFKRVVASHMVIHKEEEAKIVKQAAAKSQESTDKPTLGDANSKLQALKDRMEGKVAAPAASTEEE; from the coding sequence ATGGCTGAAGACAACAAAAAAGTAGCAGAAGTTTCTACTGAAGAAACACAGGCGCACACTGCACCAACCGCTACAGCACAACAAACGAACCCAACTGAATTTTTAGATACGTTTGATTGGGAACGTTACAGCGAAGGAATCGAAAAAGTTGATGAAGATCAATTAAAAGCTTTTGAAAAGCTTGTAGAAGATAACTTTGTAGACACTATCGATAATGATGTAATGACTGGAGTTGTTATCAAGATCACAGATCGCGATGCAATTATTGACATTAACGCAAAGTCTGAAGGTGTTATCTCTTTAAATGAGTTCCGTTACAACCCAAACCTTAAAGAAGGTGATAAAGTTGAGGTTCTTGTAGATGTACGTGAAGATGCGACAGGACAATTAGTTCTTTCTCACCGTAAGGCACGTCTTATCAAGGCTTGGGAACGCGTTAACAATGCACACGATACAGGAGAAATCGTTAACGGTTACGTAAAATGTCGTACTAAAGGTGGTATGATTGTAGACGTATTCGGTATTGAAGCATTCTTACCAGGTTCACAAATCGATGTGAAGCCTATCCGTGATTATGATGCATATGTTGATAAGACTATGGAATTTAAGGTTGTAAAAATCAACCACGAATTTAAAAACGTAGTAGTATCTCACAAAGCGCTTATTGAAGCAGATATTGAAGAGCAGAAAAAAGAAATTATCTCTCGTCTAGAAAAAGGACAAGTATTAGAAGGTGTTGTGAAAAACATTACTTCTTATGGTGTATTTGTAGATCTAGGTGGTGTAGATGGATTAGTTCACATTACAGACCTTTCTTGGTCACGTATTAACCACCCTAACGAGGTTGTAGAACTAGATCAAACACTTAACGTAGTAATCCTAGACTTTGATGAAGATAAGTCTCGTATCCAGTTAGGTCTTAAGCAATTAGAGCCACACCCATGGGAAGCTCTATCTGACAAGATCAAGCCAGGTGACAACGTAAAAGGTAAAGTAGTCGTTATTGCTGACTATGGTGCTTTTGTTGAAATCGAAGAAGGTGTTGAAGGATTAATCCACGTTTCTGAAATGTCATGGTCTACACACTTAAGAAGTGCTGGTGACTTTGTAAAAGTAGGAGATACGGTTGATGCACAAGTTCTTACTATTGATAGAGAAGATCGTAAGATGTCTCTAGGTATGAAGCAACTTCACCCAGATCCATGGACAGATATTACGACTAAGTATCCTGTAGGTTCTCGTCACACTGGTGTGGTAAGAAACTTCACAAACTTTGGTGTATTTGTTGAGTTAGAAGAAGGAGTAGATGGATTAATCTACATCTCTGACTTATCATGGACTAAGAAGATCAAGCATCCTAGCGAGTTCTGCGCAGTTGGAGATAAACTGGATATAGTTGTTCTTGAACTAGATGTAGAAGGACGTAAATTATCACTAGGTCACAAACAAACTATGGATAACCCATGGGATAAGTATGAGGCTGAATTTGGAATAGGAACAACTCACGACGTTACTATTACTGATATGGTTGATAAAGGTGCAGTAGTTGAATTTAATGAAGACATCACTGCTTTCATTCCAACTCGTCACTTAGAAAAAGAAGATGGTACTAAATTGAAGAAAGGTGAGTCTGCTCAAATCCAGATTATCGAATTCAATAAAGAATTTAAGAGAGTAGTTGCTTCTCACATGGTTATCCATAAAGAAGAAGAGGCTAAGATTGTTAAGCAGGCAGCTGCAAAATCTCAAGAGTCAACTGATAAGCCTACATTAGGTGATGCAAACTCTAAGCTTCAAGCTCTTAAAGATCGTATGGAAGGTAAAGTAGCAGCTCCAGCAGCGTCTACTGAAGAAGAGTAA
- the pyrR gene encoding bifunctional pyr operon transcriptional regulator/uracil phosphoribosyltransferase PyrR → MSQKLLLNAQELDIILHRLACQLIENHNRFENTALIGLQPRGRFLLNRLSVLLQEHYGIKGLNTGLLDITFYRDDFRRGEEPLKANSTDIQFLVEGKKVVIVDDVLYTGRSIRAALTALQSFGRPASIELLTLIDRRFSRHLPIQPDYNGRQVDAIGDQKVKVMWTENAGEDAVYLLKNEN, encoded by the coding sequence ATGAGTCAAAAATTACTTCTCAACGCGCAAGAACTGGATATTATTCTTCACAGACTGGCTTGCCAATTAATTGAAAATCATAATCGTTTTGAAAATACTGCCCTTATAGGTCTGCAACCTAGAGGTAGATTTTTATTAAACAGATTATCCGTTTTGCTACAAGAGCATTATGGAATTAAAGGATTAAATACCGGTTTGCTAGATATTACATTTTATCGCGATGATTTCCGTCGTGGAGAAGAGCCACTTAAAGCAAATTCTACGGATATACAATTTTTAGTAGAAGGTAAAAAGGTCGTAATCGTTGATGATGTACTTTATACCGGTCGCAGTATAAGAGCTGCACTTACCGCATTACAATCTTTTGGTAGACCAGCTTCTATAGAATTGCTTACTCTTATCGATCGTAGATTTTCAAGACATTTACCTATACAACCAGATTATAATGGTAGACAGGTAGATGCGATAGGTGATCAAAAGGTAAAAGTAATGTGGACAGAAAATGCTGGTGAAGATGCCGTTTACCTATTAAAAAATGAAAACTAA
- the porQ gene encoding type IX secretion system protein PorQ codes for MKRFQSHISILLVLMLSAAFAQAQIGGRTTYQFLNLPAGTKQAALGGRVLTGVDYDPTSGIFNPATINPKMDNQLQVNYANYLGDVNYGTAAYAYTWDRHVQTFHVGVTYLDYGTFDGYNEQGVSTGEFGGNEVAISAGYAYNIPFSDIYLGANVKVISSKLERYTSLGGAIDFGALYYNEDKDIRVALVVRNIGTQFTPYNEVYEKLPLEVALGFSNNMRNLPLRLHVTLENLQQWNIAFSNDANAQTDLDGNVIEDKPGFFNNALRHTVFGVEIFPEQAFQVRLGYNFRRAQELSIQDTRAFSGVSAGFSLKINKMRFSYTHARYTLASHTSLFGVNINLQ; via the coding sequence GTGAAAAGATTTCAATCCCATATATCGATTTTATTGGTACTGATGTTGTCTGCTGCTTTCGCGCAAGCGCAAATAGGAGGAAGAACTACGTACCAATTTCTCAACCTACCAGCTGGTACAAAACAAGCTGCTCTAGGTGGTCGTGTACTCACTGGTGTGGATTATGATCCTACCTCTGGAATATTTAATCCAGCGACGATTAATCCTAAAATGGATAATCAGTTACAAGTAAATTATGCTAACTATCTAGGTGATGTTAATTATGGTACTGCGGCATATGCTTACACATGGGATCGACATGTGCAGACTTTTCATGTAGGTGTAACCTATTTAGATTATGGGACTTTTGATGGCTATAACGAGCAAGGAGTTTCTACAGGTGAATTTGGCGGTAATGAAGTAGCGATATCTGCTGGATATGCTTATAATATTCCGTTTTCAGATATTTATCTAGGCGCAAATGTAAAAGTCATCTCTTCAAAGCTAGAGCGATATACCTCATTAGGTGGCGCGATCGACTTTGGTGCACTGTACTATAATGAAGATAAAGATATCAGAGTAGCTTTAGTCGTGCGCAACATCGGTACGCAGTTTACACCTTATAATGAAGTTTATGAAAAACTGCCATTAGAGGTTGCTTTAGGATTTTCAAATAATATGAGAAATCTGCCTTTACGTCTTCACGTGACTTTAGAAAATTTACAGCAATGGAATATTGCTTTCTCAAATGATGCCAATGCGCAAACAGATCTAGACGGTAATGTCATTGAAGATAAACCTGGATTTTTCAATAATGCACTGCGTCATACAGTATTTGGAGTAGAAATTTTTCCAGAACAAGCCTTTCAAGTGCGACTTGGGTATAATTTTCGCAGGGCACAAGAGTTGAGTATTCAAGACACCAGAGCATTTTCTGGTGTAAGTGCAGGATTCTCTTTAAAAATTAATAAAATGCGATTCAGTTATACACATGCGCGATATACACTGGCATCACATACCAGCCTTTTTGGGGTTAATATAAATTTACAATAA
- a CDS encoding head GIN domain-containing protein, giving the protein MKKILLLCIVICSTQMATAQWFGNKSVKGNGDLTTKTFNTSDYDGVAVAGSMDVVLVPGTEGKIKVEAESNIMEHLKVEVSGGKLIIGTKNNTNINPRKPITVTVPVKSIDYASVSGSGEIKSDMTLKARNMRLKVSGSGDMNLTIEAENLKASVTGSGDMNIAGRAENLDASVTGSGDLNTYKLKANHVEASVTGSGDLAVYINGGDLKARVTGSGDIRYKGTTRNVDKKVTGSGDIDKM; this is encoded by the coding sequence ATGAAAAAGATACTTCTATTATGCATTGTAATATGCAGCACACAAATGGCCACAGCACAATGGTTTGGCAATAAATCTGTAAAAGGTAACGGTGATTTAACTACAAAGACTTTTAACACCAGCGACTATGATGGTGTTGCAGTTGCAGGCTCTATGGATGTGGTATTAGTACCAGGAACTGAAGGCAAGATAAAAGTAGAGGCAGAATCTAACATCATGGAACATCTTAAGGTTGAAGTAAGTGGTGGCAAACTAATTATAGGTACTAAAAATAATACCAACATCAACCCTAGAAAACCTATAACCGTGACCGTACCTGTAAAGTCTATAGACTATGCTAGTGTGTCTGGTAGTGGTGAGATTAAAAGCGACATGACACTTAAAGCACGCAACATGCGCTTAAAAGTATCTGGATCTGGAGATATGAATTTAACCATCGAGGCCGAAAATCTAAAAGCATCTGTTACTGGTAGCGGCGATATGAACATCGCTGGTCGTGCCGAAAATCTAGATGCAAGCGTTACAGGTAGTGGTGATTTAAACACTTATAAATTAAAGGCTAACCATGTAGAAGCGTCAGTAACCGGTAGTGGCGATCTAGCCGTTTATATTAACGGTGGTGATCTTAAAGCACGTGTAACCGGTAGCGGCGACATACGTTATAAGGGAACTACTAGAAATGTAGATAAAAAAGTAACTGGTAGCGGAGACATTGATAAAATGTAA
- the cmk gene encoding (d)CMP kinase: MSDKITIAIDGHSSTGKSTAAKQLAQRLKYIYVDTGAMYRAISYYALSENIYRDNQLHAQELIDSLDKIKVSFQRNEETDRADVYLNGKNIEKQIRTLEVSSIVSLVAEVSAVRAKLVAQQQEMGKEKGVVMDGRDIGTVVFPDAELKVFMTAAPEVRAQRRYDELIDRGDEVVYEEVLKNVIERDYIDSTREDSPLTQTADAKLLDTSEMNRAQQFEQLVQWAEEAMR; this comes from the coding sequence ATGAGCGATAAGATTACGATAGCGATAGATGGACATTCCAGTACCGGTAAGAGTACTGCTGCAAAACAACTTGCGCAGCGATTAAAGTACATTTATGTGGATACAGGTGCTATGTATAGAGCTATTTCTTATTACGCTTTAAGCGAAAACATCTACCGAGATAATCAACTACATGCACAAGAACTTATCGATTCCTTAGATAAAATTAAGGTATCCTTCCAGCGCAATGAAGAAACAGATCGCGCAGATGTTTATTTAAATGGTAAAAACATTGAAAAGCAAATACGTACACTCGAGGTAAGCAGTATTGTAAGTCTAGTAGCTGAGGTATCTGCAGTAAGAGCAAAGCTTGTTGCACAACAACAAGAGATGGGAAAAGAAAAAGGTGTGGTCATGGATGGTCGTGATATCGGAACCGTAGTTTTCCCAGATGCCGAACTTAAAGTATTTATGACCGCAGCACCAGAAGTACGTGCACAACGTCGTTATGATGAACTAATAGATCGTGGTGATGAGGTTGTTTATGAAGAAGTTTTAAAAAACGTCATAGAACGCGATTACATCGATTCTACAAGAGAAGACAGTCCGCTAACACAAACAGCAGACGCAAAATTACTAGACACTAGCGAGATGAATAGAGCACAGCAGTTTGAACAACTCGTTCAATGGGCTGAAGAGGCGATGCGATAG
- the lon gene encoding endopeptidase La, which yields MFNPKKIKIDNLSLGDLDHEAELIPLLSTEDEEEMNNESVPEELPILPLRNMVLFPGVVIPITAGRDRSIKLLQEANAANKVIGIVAQKDESIEEPGADDLHKIGVVARILRILKMPDGNTTVIIQGKKRFQMGEILTEQPYITAKTTDIPEARPLPDHTEFNAIIDSIKELSLEIIKQSPNIPSEASFAIKNIESNSFLVNFVSSNMNLKVSEKQQLLEMNDLKDRALETLRFMNIEQQKLELKNDIQSKVHSDINKQQREYFLHQQMKTIQDELGGGVSAHQELDEMRTRAKSKKWDDKVKEHFEKELAKMQRMNPQVAEYSIQRNYLDLFLDLPWNVFSKDNFDLKRAKKILDRDHYGLDEVKKRIIEYLAVLKLRNDMKSPILCLYGPPGVGKTSLGKSMAEALGREYVRISLGGLRDEAEIRGHRKTYIGAMPGRIIQSIKKAKTSNPVFVLDEIDKLSSSHNGDPSSAMLEVLDPEQNNAFYDNFLEMGFDLSKVMFVATCNSLNTIQPALRDRMEIINVTGYTIEEKVEIGKQHLLPKQLKEHGLTKEHLKIAKPQIEKIVEGYTRESGVRSLDKQMAKMVRYAAKSIAMEEPYDLKVTNETVVEVLGAPRMERDKYENNDVAGVVTGLAWTRVGGDILFIESILSKGKGSLTITGNLGKVMKESATIAMEYIKANADELGIPTEVFEKYNVHIHVPEGATPKDGPSAGITMLTSLVSLFTQRKVKKSIAMTGEITLRGKVLPVGGIKEKILAAKRARIKEILLCEQNRRDIEEIKPEYLKGLTFHYVSDMSDVLELALTKQKVKNAKKLS from the coding sequence ATGTTCAATCCAAAGAAGATTAAAATAGACAACTTGTCACTAGGTGATCTAGATCACGAGGCAGAGTTGATTCCATTATTAAGTACAGAAGATGAGGAAGAGATGAATAATGAGTCTGTTCCTGAAGAGTTGCCCATATTACCATTGCGCAACATGGTACTTTTCCCAGGTGTCGTTATTCCTATCACTGCTGGTAGAGATCGCTCTATTAAATTGTTGCAAGAGGCAAACGCAGCCAATAAGGTCATAGGTATCGTCGCTCAAAAAGATGAATCTATTGAAGAGCCTGGTGCAGACGACTTGCACAAAATAGGAGTGGTCGCTCGCATCTTACGTATTTTAAAAATGCCTGATGGTAATACGACAGTGATTATACAAGGTAAGAAGCGTTTCCAGATGGGCGAAATCCTGACAGAGCAGCCTTATATCACCGCTAAAACCACAGACATACCAGAGGCAAGACCACTACCAGATCATACAGAGTTTAATGCTATCATAGATTCTATTAAAGAACTGTCTCTAGAGATTATAAAGCAAAGTCCTAATATTCCTAGTGAGGCAAGCTTTGCAATTAAGAATATAGAGTCCAACTCTTTCTTAGTGAACTTTGTGTCATCTAACATGAACCTTAAGGTGTCAGAAAAGCAACAGTTGCTAGAAATGAATGACCTTAAAGATCGTGCACTAGAGACCTTGCGTTTTATGAATATTGAGCAACAAAAACTGGAGCTTAAAAATGATATTCAGTCTAAGGTACACTCAGACATTAATAAGCAGCAGCGTGAGTATTTCTTGCACCAGCAAATGAAAACCATACAGGATGAACTAGGTGGTGGCGTGTCTGCACATCAAGAGCTGGATGAAATGCGCACACGTGCCAAGTCTAAGAAATGGGATGATAAGGTAAAAGAACACTTTGAGAAAGAGCTTGCAAAAATGCAACGCATGAATCCGCAAGTGGCAGAGTATTCTATACAACGCAACTATCTAGATTTATTCCTAGATCTACCGTGGAATGTGTTTTCAAAAGATAACTTTGACCTTAAACGTGCTAAAAAGATCTTAGATCGTGATCACTACGGTCTAGATGAAGTAAAGAAACGTATTATAGAATATCTAGCGGTTTTAAAACTGCGTAATGATATGAAGTCACCTATCTTATGTCTTTATGGACCACCTGGAGTAGGGAAGACCTCTCTAGGAAAATCTATGGCCGAGGCACTAGGACGTGAATATGTGCGTATATCCCTAGGTGGATTGCGTGACGAGGCAGAGATCCGTGGACATCGTAAAACCTATATAGGTGCGATGCCAGGTCGTATAATACAAAGTATTAAAAAGGCAAAAACGTCTAATCCGGTTTTTGTACTGGATGAGATTGATAAGCTTAGTTCTTCTCATAACGGTGACCCATCAAGTGCAATGCTAGAAGTACTGGATCCAGAGCAGAATAATGCGTTCTATGATAACTTTCTAGAAATGGGCTTTGACTTAAGTAAAGTGATGTTTGTCGCGACATGTAACTCTTTAAATACAATTCAGCCAGCGTTGCGTGATCGTATGGAGATTATCAATGTGACCGGTTATACTATTGAAGAAAAAGTAGAGATAGGGAAACAGCATTTGTTGCCTAAGCAATTGAAAGAACATGGTCTTACCAAAGAGCATTTAAAAATAGCTAAGCCACAGATAGAAAAAATAGTAGAAGGTTATACTCGCGAGAGTGGTGTGCGTTCGCTAGATAAGCAAATGGCAAAAATGGTGCGTTATGCAGCAAAAAGTATTGCCATGGAAGAGCCTTATGATCTTAAGGTGACTAATGAAACGGTTGTAGAGGTTTTAGGTGCACCACGTATGGAACGTGATAAGTATGAGAATAACGATGTGGCTGGTGTAGTAACCGGACTAGCATGGACTCGTGTAGGTGGTGATATTCTTTTTATAGAATCTATTCTTTCTAAAGGAAAAGGAAGTCTTACCATAACGGGTAACCTAGGTAAAGTAATGAAGGAAAGTGCTACCATAGCTATGGAGTACATTAAGGCAAATGCAGATGAGCTAGGGATACCTACAGAAGTGTTTGAAAAATATAACGTCCACATTCACGTGCCTGAAGGAGCAACACCTAAGGATGGTCCTAGTGCTGGTATCACCATGTTAACTTCGCTAGTTTCTTTGTTTACACAACGTAAAGTGAAGAAAAGCATCGCCATGACTGGAGAAATTACCCTACGTGGTAAAGTACTACCTGTAGGCGGAATCAAAGAAAAGATTCTTGCGGCTAAGCGTGCACGTATTAAAGAGATTTTGCTATGTGAACAAAACAGACGTGATATCGAAGAGATCAAACCAGAATACTTAAAAGGTCTGACATTCCACTACGTTAGTGATATGAGTGACGTGCTAGAACTAGCGCTTACTAAGCAAAAGGTTAAAAATGCTAAGAAGTTGAGTTAA